The following are encoded in a window of Ogataea parapolymorpha DL-1 chromosome VII, whole genome shotgun sequence genomic DNA:
- a CDS encoding Constituent of Paf1 complex with RNA polymerase II, Paf1p, Hpr1p, Ctr9, Leo1, Rtf1 and Ccr4p gives MSISLLRECIKNGKPIAFPEGEDISTAKVLILDGQEVSLDEETGFVSGDKINHVLRTVYQCWLHSESNTTEYIADCEAKNIPVVSFLERTELISYLNGSSETCAYLQGAVPEAQTGGEKRTSTEYQGAAKKKREIDPFLREVLNNERNLIDHNRALQGTKPVDFSSVAKECEYKIIRAAKQKTKAKGKVPEKSTASVGKNKEPIIILSPSASAILNMSNVKEFLQDGRFTNAADAGHSTSNMLQIVRNSKRFDKRMKFLVVSNVEKFFTKPEYWDRVVAVFTTGQEWQFKNYKYNQPSLLFQKVKGFYLYYNGDPIPDKIQQWNVQPIGIERTQRFKDRQTSEFLWESLERFMAGKGYR, from the coding sequence ATGTCTATCAGTCTGCTAAGGGAATGTATTAAGAATGGCAAGCCCATTGCGTTTCCGGAGGGCGAGGATATTTCCACGGCCAAGGTGCTTATCCTGGACGGCCAGGAAGTttctctggacgaggagaccGGGTTTGTTAGCGGAGACAAGATCAACCATGTCTTGCGTACCGTTTACCAATGTTGGCTGCACAGTGAATCGAACACGACCGAGTATATTGCCGACTGCGAGGCGAAGAATATACCTGTTGtgagctttttggagaGAACAGAGCTGATCTCGTATTTAAACGGATCGTCTGAAACGTGTGCCTATTTACAAGGGGCAGTACCCGAAGCCCAGACCGGCGGCGAAAAACGGACCTCTACGGAGTACCAGGGCGCGgcaaagaagaagcggGAGATAGACCCATTTTTGCGCGAGGTTCTAAACAACGAACGCAATCTGATCGACCATAATAGGGCTCTGCAGGGCACGAAGCCTGTGGATTTTTCGAGCGTTGCCAAAGAGTGCGAGTATAAAATTATCCGCGCAGCGAAACAGAAGACCAAGGCCAAGGGAAAGGTGCCGGAAAAGAGTACGGCATCTGTGGGGAAGAACAAGGAGCCTATCATTATTTTGTCACCGTCTGCGTCTGCTATTTTGAACATGAGCAATGTCAAGGAGTTCCTCCAGGACGGAAGATTCACCAACGCTGCCGACGCAGGACACTCGACAAGCAACATGTTGCAGATTGTGCGCAATTCGAAGCGGTTTGATAAACGAATGAAGTTCTTGGTGGTGAGCAACGTGGAGAAGTTTTTCACAAAGCCAGAGTACTGGGACCGGGTGGTTGCAGTTTTCACTACAGGCCAGGAATGGCAGTTTAAGAACTACAAGTACAACCAGCCAAGTCtgctgttccagaaagTGAAGGGATTCTATCTGTATTACAACGGAGACCCAATTCCGGACAAGATCCAGCAATGGAACGTGCAGCCGATAGGAATTGAGCGGACGCAGCGATTCAAGGACCGGCAGACCAGCGAGTTTCTGTGGGAGAGCCTGGAGCGGTTCATGGCAGGCAAGGGCTACAGATGA
- a CDS encoding Xanthine phosphoribosyltransferase 1: protein MVEKMYISYNNVHKLCKAGAEEFLEQVGKPDVIIAIGGGGFIPARIIRTFLRSPGEKNIPIQAIGLSLYEDMGTGTDDKIGKEVIRTQWLDFGALSQHFDSLIGKNILIVDEVDDTRTTLHYAVSELYKDVKEIAEKLGRTSEKTRLSIFVLHNKLKEKRAQIDEDKMGGGKYFVGKDVPDVWIAYPWESDDIDTHTQHAVEQGNI from the coding sequence ATGGTTGAAAAAATGTACATCAGTTACAACAACGTCCACAAGCTCTGCAAGGCAGGTGCTGAGGAGTTCCTCGAACAAGTCGGGAAGCCGGATGTGATCATCGCCATTGGTGGCGGTGGATTTATCCCTGCTAGAATTATCAGAACTTTCCTGAGAAGtcctggagaaaaaaacattcCTATCCAAGCCATTGGGCTTTCGTTGTATGAGGATATGGGAACTGGAACTGATGACAAAATCGGTAAAGAAGTGATCAGAACCCAGTGGCTCGACTTTGGTGCTCTGTCGCAGCATTTTGACTCTCTGATCGGTAAGAATATCTTGATTGTCGACGAAGTTGACGATACCAGAACTACTCTGCACTatgctgtttctgagctGTATAAGGACGTCAAAGAAATTGCAGAAAAGCTGGGCCGCACCTCTGAAAAGACCAGACTCTCTATTTTCGTGCTACACAACAaactgaaggagaagagaGCTcagattgacgaggacaagatGGGCGGCGGAAAGTATTTTGTCGGAAAGGACGTGCCAGACGTCTGGATCGCGTATCCATGGGAATCGGACGACATTGATACCCATACTCAGCATGCTGTTGAGCAAGGAAACATTTAA
- a CDS encoding Cyclin — MSDDQALEIFLKSPVTQDMIHHLVTVTLQVLPCESSKTITQKVKSPADTEPVLKTKPLPSLMTFITKLVRYTNVYTGTLMSTIVFLNRLKAKLPRDAQGLPCTRHRIFLACLIISSKHHNDSSPKNKHWSKYTDGLFRKEDVNLMERQLLMLLDWDLKISKDELLRAWKRFLDPIRAELRKKDRTRKPMPATPAITVTASPASPVLLTPVKSLCSSRSSSVSSLDTLHSRASSVSSTSSQLLDDYSLGKLIDTVAQQEEQQLNNLMRQYCSVSSHSIRP; from the coding sequence ATGAGCGACGACCAGGCCTTGGAAATTTTCCTGAAATCCCCCGTCACCCAGGACATGATCCACCACCTGGTGACGGTCACCTTGCAGGTTCTGCCCTGCGAGTCCTCCAAGACCATCACCCAGAAAGTCAAATCGCCAGCCGACACAGAGCCTGTGCTCAAGACCAAGCCGCTGCCCTCGCTCATGACTTTCATCACCAAGCTCGTCCGCTACACCAACGTGTACACGGGAACGCTGATGTCGACCATCGTGTTTCTCAACAGACTCAAGGCCAAACTTCCCAGGGACGCCCAGGGACTGCCGTGCACGCGCCATCGCATTTTTCTGGCCTGTCTAATCATTTCTTCCAAGCACCACAACGACTCCTCGCCCAAGAACAAGCACTGGAGCAAGTACACTGACGGCCTCTTCCGGAAGGAGGACGTCAACCTGATGGAGCGCCAGCTGCtcatgctgctggactgGGACCTCAAAATCTCCAAGGACGAGCTTCTGCGGGCCTGGAAGCGGTTCCTGGACCCGATTCGCGCGGAGCTACGCAAGAAGGACAGAACAAGGAAGCCAATGCCGGCCACGCCTGCGATCACCGTCACCGCGTCGCCAGCGTCTCCTGTCCTGCTCACGCCGGTCAAGTCGCTGTGCAGCTCGCGTTCGTCGTCCGTGTCGTCGCTGGATACGCTGCACTCTCGCGCCTCGTCGGTGTCCAGCACCTCGAGCCAGCTCTTGGACGACTACTCTCTTGGTAAGCTGATCGACACCGTTGCAcagcaggaggagcaaCAACTCAACAATTTAATGAGACAGTACTGTTCTGTCTCGTCGCATAGCATTCGCCCATAG
- a CDS encoding Retrograde regulation protein 1: MDFLDLPPDDTEPHNITEEESVRASLSKALNRTPTIPENADEDEPTATKEYTQPESASSRRGTITGSLPQSIDKKRKDNMNEKIYELYESIPSDLFVDSKDKSSGTKDGKPNKGQILSKAVEYISKLQADIDEKNRKEVELSIRLRNLEIAQNVPASQRFNLLHTSAELGLAKIGVGPLAQESSESPKP, from the coding sequence ATGGATTTTCTGGACCTACCGCCAGACGACACGGAGCCGCACAATATTACAGAGGAAGAAAGCGTGCGTGCATCCCTGTCAAAGGCACTGAATAGAACACCAACTATCCCCGAAAACGCTGACGAGGATGAGCCAACGGCCACAAAAGAATATACGCAGCCGGAGTCTGCCTCCTCTAGAAGGGGCACCATAACCGGCTCCCTGCCTCAATCGATCGATAAGAAACGCAAGGACAACATGAACGAAAAGATATACGAGCTGTATGAGTCGATTCCGAGCGACTTGTTTGTGGACAGTAAAGACAAGTCGTCAGGCACGAAAGATGGCAAGCCGAACAAGGGTCAGATATTAAGCAAGGCTGTGGAGTATATCAGCAAACTGCAGGCCGACATTGACGAAAAGAACAGAAAGGAGGTCGAGCTGAGCATACGATTGCGCAATCTGGAAATAGCACAGAACGTTCCGGCCTCGCAGCGGTTCAATCTGCTCCACACGAGCGCAGAGCTGGGATTAGCTAAGATTGGTGTTGGCCCGCTGGCACAGGAGTCGTCTGAGTCGCCCAAACCATGA
- a CDS encoding Nucleolar protein, forms a complex with Noc4p produces the protein MVGSQLKQLKASLKAAGLVGQTNSKKKGKKHSKKTPNESRRDDKQQILEKIREEFNPFDLKVSRSKREDLLEKKRVVGKPGISKQAGEENRRAAFEAKRSRKNKVGGLVDRRFGEGNSQMSAEEKMLARFVKERQTQASRSSVFNLEDADDDTLTHYGQSLAFDETANDEDEDEPFFSQKGGSELAEPEEEPVGRKKTKQEVMREIIAKSKHHKRERQKLAEQTQFAVQELDEDFDNVMGTLNSVPQQKTAPATKTEEEKKYDMKVKQIALDRRAAPADRTKTEEELEKERKERQEKLEAERQRRMEGEDLEEHGGADDLDDVWEGASDMNEDNMSENEEAEESEQDEQPQAVEEPSVIKIGGKVITVNSTVKSKCPATLDDMIEATKDIETKDISTFVVGIFKTYQPKLAHGNKEKIGVFSRVLVQYMLYLGENYESKNAELVDFLAKLIKSMCEKYPEEMCEEFRLQLKNLQHILQKRDFSTFPRQRDLLLFTLIGATFSTSDLYHLVATPASLLIGELLEVMQINSKVHHLFAGIYFCDLLLQYQRLSKRLIPEAVNFLERALLALVPEPEKIENNYLCVIPKTTKFTLASNTQLPESLDPLTLSNWKDSSQKQLLSLLLKAVTTLDNSLSMLKESGAFLELIKPFEIILRHMVKYYASSSVPGVLAKVQNLTRIAKLDRHPLKLQAHRAVAIPTYLPKFEENFNPDKKSYDPDQTRQEISKLRHQIKQERKQNLREIRKDTQFEAREQLKLKRKEYEEYHAKMARIINSIQTEEGAAKNEYEREKKRRKK, from the coding sequence ATGGTAGGATCGCagctcaagcagctcaaggCGTCGTTAAAGGCAGCCGGGCTTGTGGGACAGACAaactcaaagaaaaagggTAAGAAACACTCAAAAAAGACGCCGAATGAGTCGAGACGGGACGACAAGCAGCAAATCCTGGAGAAAATTAGGGAGGAGTTCAACCCGTTCGATCTCAAGGTGAGTCGGTCCAAGCGCGAAGACctgctcgagaaaaaacGTGTGGTTGGAAAGCCCGGCATTTCTAAGCAGGCGGGAGAGGAAAACCGCCGTGCTGCGTTCGAGGCCAAACGGTCCAGAAAGAACAAGGTGGGTGGCCTGGTTGATCGACGGTTTGGTGAGGGCAACAGTCAGATGTCTGCGGAGGAAAAGATGCTTGCACGTTTTGTGAAGGAAAGACAAACTCAGGCGTCGCGTTCTTCCGTGTTTAATTTGGAAGACGCTGATGACGATACATTAACGCATTATGGCCAGTCTCTGGCCTTTGACGAGACTgccaacgacgaggacgaggacgagccatttttcagccagAAAGGTGGATCAGAGCTTgcagagccagaagaagagcctGTTGGGCGCAAGAAGACAAAGCAGGAGGTGATGAGAGAAATCATAGCGAAGTCGAAACATCACAAGCGGGAGCGTCAGAAACTTGCGGAGCAGACCCAGTTTGCCGTCCAGGAGCTTGATGAGGACTTCGATAACGTGATGGGCACGTTAAATAGTGTTCCGCAACAAAAAACTGCTCCTGCTACCAagacagaggaagagaaaaaatacgaCATGAAAGTGAAACAGATCGCATTGGACCGCCGCGCGGCTCCCGCAGACCGcaccaaaacagaggaggagctggagaaggagCGGAAGGAGAGAcaggagaagctggaggcaGAGAGACAGCGTCGTATGGAAGGCGAGGACCTGGAAGAGCACGGCGGTGCTGATGATCTTGACGACGTCTGGGAAGGAGCTAGCGATATGAACGAGGACAACATGagcgaaaacgaggagGCTGAAGAATCAGAGCAAGATGAGCAACCCCAAGCTGTAGAGGAGCCAAGTGTCATTAAAATTGGAGGCAAGGTGATTACCGTGAATTCTACAGTGAAAAGTAAATGTCCTGCCACTCTGGACGACATGATCGAGGCAACGAAGGATATCGAAACCAAGGACATTTCAACATTTGTGGTGGGCATTTTCAAGACTTACCAACCCAAACTTGCCCACGGAAATAAGGAGAAAATAGGAGTTTTCAGTCGTGTTCTTGTACAGTACATGCTTTATTTGGGTGAGAACTATGAGTCGAAAAATGCAGAGCTAGTGGACTTTCTTGccaagctcatcaaaaGCATGTGCGAGAAGTACCCAGAGGAGATGTGTGAGGAGTTCCGGTTGCAGCTCAAAAATTTGCAAcatattcttcaaaagcGAGACTTTTCCACGTTCCCGCGCCAACGAGACCTTCTTCTATTCACACTGATCGGTGCAACATTCTCCACCTCGGACCTGTATCATTTGGTGGCCACTCCTGCTTCCTTATTGATCGGAGAGTTGCTCGAGGTGATGCAAATCAATTCTAAAGTGCACCACTTGTTTGCAGGCATATATTTCTGCGACCTACTGCTGCAATACCAGCGGCTGTCCAAACGCCTGATTCCAGAGGCCGTCAACTTTCTGGAACGTGCATTGCTGGCTCTCGTTCCCGAGCCAGAGAAAATCGAAAACAATTATCTTTGTGTGATCCCAAAAACCACAAAATTCACTTTGGCCTCCAACACACAGTTACCCGAATCGCTTGATCCACTGACCTTGAGCAACTGGAAAGATTccagccagaaacagctgctcagCTTGTTGCTTAAGGCTGTGACAACTCTTGATAATTCTCTTTCGATGCTCAAAGAGAGCGGGGCATTCCTTGAGCTGATCAAACCATTTGAAATAATTCTGAGACATATGGTGAAATACTAcgcctcttcttctgtgCCAGGAGTATTGGCAAAAGTGCAGAATCTCACCAGAATTGCCAAGTTGGACAGACACCCACTCAAATTGCAGGCACACCGTGCAGTTGCAATCCCAACATACTTGCCTAAATTCGAGGAGAATTTCAACCCTGACAAAAAGTCATACGACCCAGACCAGACCAGACAGGAGATCAGCAAGCTGCGCCATcagatcaaacaggagCGGAAACAGAATCTGCGGGAAATCAGAAAGGATACTCAATTTGAAGCCAGAgagcagctcaaactcaaacGCAAAGAATATGAGGAGTATCATGCCAAAATGGCCAGAATCATCAACTCGATCCAGACAGAGGAAGGTGCAGCCAAGAACGAGTACGAGAGggaaaagaagagaagaaagaaataG
- a CDS encoding Autophagy-related protein 9 — MGDLNKHTFLSRVFGSASNPLLNDDNNDIEFSINNLQDTFEEHEVESPPRAPHPINVNSEDESSSETESASNDDLLYDQKRELYQQVESELRQDDYDTVPESLMMERRRPHEGSTRTFETKKSPSPTEPQIGPTFSQWGEKAKGIASRTIDNIPKTIPRGISFQLPTNASSKLPPPPLSYRRETSVGGEPEMVRNINEQRQLRGRLGLLSPMERALWLWSNVSNLDTFLEDVYGYYTGNGYRCIILSRVSDLLIIVFVVWLSSFMGNCVDYNRLMNGNATKYSDVVVNKCYSKISFSQKFFYFVLFAILVLRIKSFYSHFKDLKEIKNFYNLLLGVSDEELQTISWSTIVKKIMVLRDQNTNALISGNQNLRGDDLKSKKRLSAHDIANRLMRKENYMIAIFNKNVLAPALTIPFINHHFLTKTLEWNLKLCIFDFVFNTDGQLKHAVLSEHKRLALATELRKRFRLAGILSIFLTPFLVIYFLLYFFLKFFYDIKTNPSLVGSREYSPYARWKLREFNELPHMFDKRLKMSRARATEYINQFPKEATNIILNFVAFVTGSLVTILVVLTVLGHENFLNFELTEGRTVLFYISTLGAIFTICKGSVSENDTVFDPEASLRYVAQFTHYLPNSWNGRFHTEEVKNEFCKLFNLRLILVLKEITSLIMLPYILYCRLPDVSEKVIDFFREFSVHVDGLGYVCTFAMFEFDSKDKPVRSQAANDDDDLKQEYYTADDDKMVKSYLYFLESYGNEPVRKTGKEPTVDRFSRRPGQKNLLRSAMMNNSMMDKNRGAHSTVRYPPQFRSPNLAESVYTKRQNIDLMEDTTAGLSTDTRNYLQTLNNSTLLGESFQHGFPVEDTTHHDEDADSEDDDEAGVLGLINQIYKHKEGVN; from the coding sequence ATGGGCGACCTTAACAAACACACCTTTCTGTCCCGGGTGTTTGGGTCTGCATCCAATCCTCTGCTGAATGATGACAATAACGATATTGAATTCAGCATTAACAATTTGCAGGACACGTTTGAAGAGCACGAAGTCGAGAGCCCCCCACGGGCGCCGCATCCAATCAACGTCAACTCAGAGGACGAGTCTTCTTCTGAGACCGAGTCAGCCTCCAACGACGATCTTTTGTACGACCAGAAACGCGAGCTGTACCAGCAGGTAGAGTCAGAGCTTCGCCAGGATGACTACGATACCGTGCCTGAAAGCTTAATGATGGAGCGACGTCGCCCGCACGAGGGCAGCACGCGGACGTTTGAGACGAAGAAATCCCCATCCCCTACAGAGCCTCAAATTGGTCCTACTTTCAGCCAATGGGGCGAAAAGGCAAAAGGAATAGCAAGCAGGACTATTGACAATATTCCCAAAACTATTCCCAGGGGTATTTCGTTCCAGCTCCCAACAAATGCCTCCAGCAAACTCCCGCCGCCGCCGCTATCATATAGGAGAGAAACGAGTGTAGGAGGAGAGCCGGAGATGGTGCGAAATATCAACGAGCAGCGTCAGCTGCGCGGGAGACTAGGTTTACTCAGTCCCATGGAACGCGCTCTCTGGCTGTGGTCGAACGTTTCAAATTTAGACACATTTCTTGAGGACGTCTACGGCTACTACACGGGAAACGGCTACCGATGCATAATTCTGTCTCGCGTGAGCGATCTGCTCATCATCGTATTTGTGGTCTGGCTAAGCAGCTTCATGGGCAACTGTGTTGACTATAACCGGCTAATGAACGGCAATGCCACCAAATACTCGGACGTGGTGGTAAACAAGTGCTATTCCAAGATATCGTTCAGCCAGAAATTCTTTTATTTTGTTCTCTTTGCCATTCTAGTGCTACGCATCAAATCGTTCTACAGTCACTTCAAAGACCTCAAGGAAATTAAAAATTTCTACAACCTGCTTCTCGGGGTctccgacgaggagctcCAGACAATTAGCTGGTCTACTattgtcaagaagatcaTGGTCCTGCGGGACCAAAATACCAACGCTCTGATTTCAGGAAACCAGAATCTTAGAGGTGACGacctcaaatccaagaaaCGACTCAGCGCTCACGATATCGCCAACCGTCTGATGCGCAAGGAAAATTACATGATTGCCATTTTTAACAAGAACGTTCTCGCTCCCGCCTTGACTATCCCGTTCATCAACCATCATTTCTTGACCAAAACCTTGGAGTGGAACCTCAAACTTTGCATATTTGATTTCGTATTCAACACAGACGGGCAGCTGAAGCACGCCGTGCTCAGCGAACACAAACGGCTTGCTCTGGCCACGGAGCTGCGCAAAAGATTCCGACTCGCCGGGATTTTAAGCATATTCCTCACGCCGTTTCTGGTCATATATTTCCTCCTCTACTTCTTCCTCAAATTCTTTTACGACATCAAGACAAACCCATCCCTAGTGGGGTCCCGTGAATACTCACCTTACGCCAGGTGGAAACTAAGAGAgttcaacgagctgccgCACATGTTCGATAAGAGATTGAAAATGAGCAGAGCTCGCGCTACAGAATATATCAACCAATTTCCCAAGGAAGCAACAAATATAATCCTCAACTTTGTGGCGTTTGTCACGGGCTCACTTGTGACCATACTGGTAGTGCTCACAGTTCTAGGCCACGAGAACTTCCTAAACTTTGAACTTACCGAAGGCCGCACCGTCCTGTTCTATATTTCCACTTTGGGAGCCATCTTCACCATTTGCAAAGGCTCGGTTTCGGAAAACGATACAGTTTTTGATCCAGAGGCATCATTGAGATACGTGGCCCAGTTTACACATTATCTTCCCAACTCATGGAACGGCAGATTCCACACTGAAGAGGTGAAAAACGAGTTTTGCAAGCTTTTCAACCTGCGACTCATCCTGGTACTTAAGGAAATTACCAGCTTGATTATGCTTCCATACATATTGTACTGCCGGCTGCCAGATGTGTCCGAAAAGGTGATTGACTTCTTTAGAGAGTTCAGTGTCCATGTTGACGGACTTGGCTACGTTTGCACGTTTGCAATGTTCGAATTTGACAGCAAAGACAAGCCTGTTCGCAGCCAGGCTGCCaatgacgatgatgatctGAAACAAGAATATTACACTGCTGACGACGATAAAATGGTCAAGTCTTATCTATACTTCCTGGAGAGCTATGGAAACGAGCCGGTGCGGAAGACTGGCAAGGAGCCGACCGTAGACCGATTTAGCAGACGTCCAGGTCAGAAAAACCTTCTTCGGTCGGCGATGATGAACAACTCAATGATGGACAAAAACCGTGGAGCTCACTCAACTGTCAGGTATCCGCCCCAATTCAGGTCCCCTAATTTGGCCGAGTCAGTGTACACTAAACGTCAGAACATTGATCTTATGGAAGACACGACCGCAGGACTGTCCACAGATACAAGGAACTATTTGCAGACACTCAACAATAGCACTCTTCTTGGCGAGTCGTTCCAGCACGGATTCCCGGTGGAGGACACGACGCACCACGACGAAGACGCCGATTCGGAAGATGATGACGAGGCAGGGGTACTTGGACTGATCAACCAGATTTACAAGCATAAAGAAGGCGTGAATTAA
- a CDS encoding Formate dehydrogenase — protein sequence MKVVLVLYDAGKHAQDEERLYGCTENALGIRDWLEKQGHELVVTSDKEGENSVLEKNIPDADVIISTPFHPAYITKERIDKAKKLKLLVVAGVGSDHIDLDYINQSGRDISVLEVTGSNVVSVAEHVVMTMLVLVRNFVPAHEQIISGGWNVAEIAKDSFDIEGKVIATIGAGRIGYRVLERLVAFNPKELLYYDYQSLSREAEEKVGARRVHDIKELVAQADIVTINCPLHAGSKGLVNAELLKHFKKGAWLVNTARGAICVAEDVAAAVKSGQLRGYGGDVWYPQPAPKDHPWRSMANKYGAGNAMTPHYSGSVIDAQVRYAQGTKNILESFFTQKFDYRPQDIILLNGKYKTKSYGADK from the coding sequence ATGAAGGTTGTACTAGTTCTCTACGACGCAGGAAAACACGCCCAAGACGAGGAAAGACTCTACGGTTGCACCGAAAACGCCCTTGGTATCAGGGACTGGCTTGAGAAGCAGGGCcacgagctcgttgtcACCAGTGACAAGGAGGGCGAGAATTCTGTGCTCGAGAAGAACATCCCGGACGCAGATGTCATCATCTCCACTCCTTTCCACCCGGCCTACATCACTAAGGAAAGAATTgacaaggccaagaagctcaagttGCTGGTGGTTGCCGGAGTGGGATCCGACCACATCGACCTTGACTACATCAACCAGTCCGGCAGAGACATTTCTGTGCTGGAGGTGACCGGTTCGAACGTGGTTTCCGTTGCCGAGCACGTCGTGATGACGATGCTGGTGCTGGTCAGAAACTTTGTTCCTGCCCACGAGCAAATCATCTCTGGCGGCTGGAACGTGGCCGAGATTGCCAAGGACTCCTTCGATATCGAGGGTAAGGTCATTGCCACCATCGGAGCAGGCAGAATCGGCTACCGTGTGTTGGAGAGACTTGTCGCCTTCAACCCTAAGGAGCTGCTCTACTACGACTACCAGTCGCTGTCCAGAGAGGCCGAGGAGAAAGTCGGAGCCCGCAGAGTTCACgacatcaaggagctggttGCCCAGGCCGACATTGTCACAATCAACTGTCCACTGCACGCCGGCTCGAAGGGCCTGGTCAACGCAGAGTTGCTCAAGCACTTCAAGAAGGGTGCCTGGCTCGTTAACACCGCCAGAGGTGCCATTTGTGTGGCCGAGGACGTTGCAGCAGCCGTCAAGAGCGGACAGCTCAGAGGATACGGTGGAGATGTGTGGTACCCACAGCCAGCTCCAAAGGACCACCCATGGAGATCTATGGCCAACAAGTACGGTGCTGGTAATGCCATGACTCCGCACTACTCGGGCTCTGTCATTGACGCCCAGGTCAGATACGCCCAGGGTACCAAGAACATCCTGGAGTCATTCTTCACTCAGAAGTTCGACTACAGACCTCAGGACATCATTCTGCTGAACGGTAAGTACAAGACCAAGTCGTACGGTGCCGACAAATGA